The following proteins come from a genomic window of Bacillota bacterium:
- a CDS encoding VTT domain-containing protein, producing MSGIRQAPNILIHIALRYGVIGLAVGTFFESLGIPFASLGLPLASGVLIQSGRATFLSALIVSTSGLLLGSIASYYIGYYGGNLARGVFHRPSSALMRRLTSYLDRYGMAAVALAQLYGPARTWISIPAGAARMDIKAFVTATTIGGIIYCAIAISFSLALNRIIKDIFRFIPHLTRAYLIIGTLILITTLVILFKMGRRGRRRLLR from the coding sequence TTGTCCGGTATACGCCAGGCACCCAATATATTGATACATATAGCACTACGATACGGGGTTATCGGGCTTGCAGTCGGAACTTTTTTTGAGAGCCTGGGCATACCTTTCGCATCGCTTGGCCTCCCCCTGGCGTCTGGAGTGCTAATCCAAAGTGGTCGCGCAACATTTTTAAGCGCACTCATTGTGTCAACAAGTGGTTTGTTATTGGGCTCTATCGCCAGCTACTATATTGGATATTATGGAGGTAACCTTGCGCGAGGAGTTTTTCACCGTCCATCGTCTGCGCTAATGCGCAGACTTACGTCCTATTTAGATAGATATGGGATGGCAGCGGTTGCCCTAGCCCAACTCTACGGCCCCGCACGAACCTGGATATCCATCCCAGCAGGAGCTGCCAGGATGGATATCAAGGCCTTTGTTACTGCTACAACTATCGGCGGCATTATTTACTGCGCTATAGCTATATCCTTTAGTTTAGCTCTTAACCGCATTATAAAAGATATCTTCAGGTTTATCCCTCACCTGACCCGCGCTTATTTAATCATAGGAACCTTAATACTTATAACCACGCTGGTAATCCTTTTTAAGATGGGCAGACGTGGCCGCAGGCGATTGCTAAGATAA